The proteins below come from a single Necator americanus strain Aroian chromosome V, whole genome shotgun sequence genomic window:
- a CDS encoding hypothetical protein (NECATOR_CHRV.G19715.T1) encodes MYKFVLIASIVLIIGGMLLTACSLFSPLWQIAERPKSAEIHHHGLWWDCVVSDGTLIPLGEAVPIQKSENCANKFDPTVQLQLRSALETSDTSSRELLLHRFLPHHKAVIFFSVFTFVFGTIGLITGACSPCFPPNSLLYVVSIFMTRDGLPVSAEPGLTHDILVSRTSPKACNQMTGRCKGGGLESPPTNKLHMSTPGERKFSQKLMGLEACNLPMGF; translated from the exons ATGTACAAATTTGTTCTAATCGCTTCGATAGTTCTCATTATTGGAGGAATGCTTTTAACCGCATGCAGCTTATTCAGTCCACTATGGCAG ATAGCAGAACGACCGAAATCAGCCGAGATCCATCATCATGGATTGTGGTGGGATTGTGTAGTCTCTGATGGAACTCTAATCCCATTAGGCGAAGCAGTTCCTATTCAGAAAA GTGAAAACTGCGCCAACAAATTTGATCCTACCGTGCAACTACAACTAAGGAGTGCACTCGAAACGAGTGATACGTCTTCCAGAGAACTACTTCTTCACCGATTTCTGC CTCACCATAAAGCTGTCATCTTTTTCTCTGTCTTTACGTTTGTATTTGGCACAATTGGCCTGATCACTGGAGCGTGTTCACCTTGTTTTCCACCCAATTCACTACTCTATGTGGTTTCCATATTTATGACGA gggatggactccctgtttctgctgagccaggactgactcatgacatccttgtatcccgcacgtcgccaaaagcctgcaatcaaatgactgggaggtgcaagggaggcggtttggagtcgcctccaacaaataagctccacatgtccactccgggagaacgaaagttctcccagaaactcatgggactagaggcttgcaacctccCCAtgggtttttaa